From a region of the Daphnia magna isolate NIES linkage group LG1, ASM2063170v1.1, whole genome shotgun sequence genome:
- the LOC116931205 gene encoding silk gland factor 3 has product MATATYLGHHQQQPTDHHHHHPAHHHHHHHHLHHHALVAAAAAAAHQESVQQGNNSASGNSGGGGGGAGRMNLVNASQSGAPGGGGYQSAGGGNGSSSPHHREHGHEMKYMVAAAAAAAAGHPAALMSHNPWSDAGIHPGAAAHHWASMHSVHAHATLHPHHQDIKPQAGDLVAIQHHRGGGGGGGGGGGNNQQQSSSGHSASGGWHSAVSVSSPYMSSGGGSPIQHPNYPGAMNGMGGSQLHGHPHHNNSANHHHSSMVGRGPSEGSGVGSPLSHGNHDAHDLRDHGHLDSHHVGHGHLHGHGHGQHSGGGGGGPHSGAGSDMGGDPSEEENPTSDDLEAFAKQFKQRRIKLGFTQADVGLALGTLYGNVFSQTTICRFEALQLSFKNMCKLKPLLQKWLEEADSTTGSPTSIDKIAAQGRKRKKRTSIEVSVKGALEQHFHKQPKPSAQEIASLADSLQLEKEVVRVWFCNRRQKEKRMTPPMPNGPNSSPLRGSMADYGGPAGMDQQHHQGYLPGHPLHSDHLIGLHGGHPSPGMMQQQQQQQQQQQHGHSPPMLSPQSLPPSHSQSLTAH; this is encoded by the coding sequence ATGGCTACGGCCACGTACCTCGGCCACCATCAGCAGCAGCCGACGgatcaccaccaccaccatccggctcaccaccaccaccaccaccaccattTGCATCATCACGCACTAGTGGCGGCGGCTGCGGCTGCGGCTCACCAAGAATCGGTGCAGCAAGGAAATAATTCGGCCAGTGGCAACAGCGGAGGCGGAGGTGGAGGCGCAGGCAGAATGAACTTGGTGAACGCGTCGCAAAGCGGAGCGCCGGGCGGAGGAGGGTATCAGAGCGCGGGCGGAGGCAACGGCTCCAGTTCGCCGCATCACAGGGAACACGGCCACGAGATGAAGTACATGGTGGCGGCGGCCGCAGCGGCCGCCGCCGGCCATCCGGCCGCTCTCATGTCGCACAATCCGTGGTCGGATGCGGGCATCCATCCGGGCGCGGCGGCCCATCATTGGGCGTCGATGCATTCGGTCCACGCTCACGCCACTCTGCATCCGCACCATCAGGATATCAAACCGCAGGCCGGCGATTTGGTGGCCATCCAACATCATCGAGGCGGAGGCGGAGGAGGCGGAGGAGGCGGAGGTAACAACCAACAGCAATCGTCATCCGGACATTCGGCCAGCGGCGGATGGCATTCGGCCGTTTCGGTCTCCTCACCGTACATGTCGTCCGGCGGTGGATCTCCTATCCAACACCCGAATTACCCGGGCGCGATGAACGGAATGGGCGGTTCGCAATTGCACGGCCATCCGCACCACAACAATTCGGCCAATCATCACCACTCGTCGATGGTGGGCCGAGGGCCGAGCGAGGGCTCCGGCGTCGGCAGTCCGTTGAGTCACGGCAACCACGACGCGCACGACCTGCGCGATCACGGCCACCTGGACTCGCACCACGTCGGCCACGGCCACTTGCACGGCCACGGCCACGGCCAGCACagcggcggtggcggcggcggGCCTCATTCGGGCGCCGGAAGCGACATGGGCGGCGACCCGTCGGAAGAGGAGAACCCGACGTCCGACGACCTGGAAGCCTTCGCCAAACAGTTCAAACAGCGGCGCATCAAGTTGGGCTTCACGCAGGCCGACGTCGGCCTGGCGCTGGGCACGCTCTACGGCAACGTCTTCTCGCAGACGACCATCTGCCGCTTCGAGGCGCTGCAGCTCAGCTTCAAGAACATGTGCAAACTGAAGCCGCTGCTTCAGAAGTGGCTGGAAGAGGCCGACTCGACGACCGGCTCGCCGACCAGCATCGACAAGATCGCCGCCCAGGGCCGCAAGCGCAAGAAGCGGACGTCGATCGAAGTGTCGGTGAAGGGCGCGCTGGAGCAGCACTTCCACAAGCAGCCGAAACCGTCGGCCCAGGAGATCGCCTCGCTGGCCGACTCGCTGCAGCTCGAGAAGGAGGTGGTGCGCGTCTGGTTCTGCAACCGCCGTCAGAAGGAGAAGCGCATGACGCCGCCCATGCCCAACGGTCCCAACTCATCGCCGCTAAGAGGATCGATGGCCGATTACGGCGGACCGGCCGGCATGGACCAGCAGCACCACCAGGGCTACCTGCCCGGCCATCCGTTGCATTCGGACCATCTGATTGGATTGCACGGCGGCCATCCGTCGCCCGGCATgatgcagcagcagcagcagcagcaacaacaacaacaacacggcCACAGTCCGCCTATGCTCTCACCCCAATCTCTGCCACCGTCTCATTCGCAGTCGTTAACGGCCCATTAA